The bacterium genome includes the window GAGCTCTTGACTTGAACAATGAAGCGTCCGTTGTAGTACCCGCAGCTTGGGCAGACTCGATGGGGTTCCATGACCGCACCGCAGTTCGAGCAGGTTGTCGTGGTCGGCTTGGCAAGTTTGTAGTTGGCGCGCCGACGGTCTCGGCGGGATTTTCCGGTTCGTCTTTTTGGTACTGGCATTTGCGTTGAGTGTATGTGGAATGAATCTTGTCGGTTTTGGCCGGATTAGGAAGCGCCGCACGTGCACAATTGCATATTCAGGTCGGTTCCGCAGTGTGGACAGAGACCCCGGCAGTCTTCACGGCATAGGTTCCTGCGGGGAAGCGCGAGAATCAGGAAATCGCGCAGATCCGTCGAAATATCCAGATCGGTCGTCCCCGCCGGTACGTAGACGATCTCCGGATCATCCACGTCGGGGACGGTCGTTCGGTTCCCCAGAACATACAGCATCGGCGAGCATACATTCACCTCCGCATCGTAAGCAGTGAGGCAGAGATCGCACTCCAGCCGGACACAGGCACGGAGGTCGAAATCAAACTCGAGATAGGGATCATGACGATCCAGAACGAGTTTGGCTTGAATGTTCTCCCCGAAGAGCTGCTCATCGAGCCCCAAGTCACTCGGATCGAGGGACTCCGAAATCGTGTGGACCCCCGGAGGGTATGACGGTAGATGAACTTTCACGGGAGGGAGTCAAACAATAAATTTAACAATAGCCTGCGAAAATATCAAGTCTTTTCTTGGTCCGGCTTGTGACAACGGCTCCGTCAATGTCCACATATGTTCCATAATATCAGTATATTACAATGTAGTATTCGAGAACCGTGAAAGGTCGGCGTGTTAGCCACATGCACAACGGGCTCCCATGAAGGGGGCCCGTACTGAGATACCACGGACTACCGCCCCACTATTCTCGGTCTTCCCCGGAAGGTTCCTCCCCTTTCAGGGGAGCTCCAAGTTTGGCTTCCAGCGACCGGATCGAGTCACGGATCTTGGCCGCTTCCTCGTAGGCTTCGCACTCGACGCACTCTTTCAGTTTTTGGTGAAGGAGAGCGATTTCCTCGACGGTGGAACGGTTCACCGGTTCGTTGGAGACAGCCGCTCCTTCCATGACCTTGTCCACCACGCGGATGGGCGCTTTACATTTCAGCGCCAAGGCGATGGCATCGGACGGCCGTGCGTCAATGGTTTTGATTTCTCCCTTCAGCGTGCGCAATTCGACCAAGGCGAAGAACGTATTGTCTTTCAGGTCACAGACGGTGGCGGATAGCACCTGGACTTCGCCTTCGGCAAGAATACGCGAGAACAGATCGTAGGTCATGGGCCGGGCGTATTCCAGTCCCTGGAGCAGGAACGAAATGCTCTGGGCTTCGGCCGCTCCGATGAAGATGGGAAGCCAACGCTCGCCGTCCTTCTCTTTGAGAATGACGACATATCCTTGGTAAGGGGGACAGACGGATATGCCAATGACTTCAACCGGGATCACTTCACACCTCCATGCTCTGGCAGCGCGAACCACCGTGGATGGCCAAACAGCGGGCGAGAATACGATAGAAGAAGTGCAATATTCGAGCCACCGCAGAAGAGACGCCCATACCGGGACTTCACAGCAGGCCGCGAACTCAAGCGGTATCTTGCCTGAGCTGGCTTCTTATGATCTTACCCGATGGCGCTTTAGGAAGTTCCTTTACGAGCCTGACGATCTTCGGACATTTATAGACAGCGACTCGTTCTTTCACATATTCAATGATCTCGCTCGGACCGATACTGGCGCCTTCCTTCAGCACCACACAGGCTTTGATTTCCTCGCCGTATACGGGGTCGGACATCCCCACGACGGCCGCTTCTTGGATGTGGGGAAGTCCTTCCACCACTTCCTCGATTTCCCGGCAATAGACGGGAAATCCGCCCTTCACGATTACCTCATCGTCGTGCGCGACAAGAAACAGGTTCGACTGTTCGTCGAGGTAGCCGCGATCCGAAGTCAAGAACCAATCGTCAATGAAAGATTGCCTGGTCTTGTCGGGCCGTTTGTAATAGCCACGCGACACCGCCGGACCGCGCAGGGCGATCCGGCCGGGTACTTTAGGAGAGACGAGTCCCCCCTCTTCGTCAAAGATATTTATCTCATGTTGTCCGATCGGCTGGCCAATCGAGCCGCGGGGCGCCAGCAGCGGAAAGAGATTGACGGTAATCATTCCACAGGTTTCCGTGCTCGAGTAGCCCTCGAAGACACGGATTCGCAAATGCTCTTCAATGGCCCGGGCCGTCTCCTCACTGAGGGGCGCTTCACAGGACAGAGCATAGCGAAGACCGCTCAAGTCGTACTTCGACGCCGACGGAAAGCCGGACATCAGCGCGAACGCGGAAGGATTGCCCATGAACAATGTTGTTCGCTGTTCGTGAAGGCAGTCGAGGGCGTCACCGGGATGAAATCTCGAGTGAATCTGGATTTCAGCCCCGTGGGCGAGCGCCAAATGAACGACGCCCGTCAGGGCGGAGATGCTGGAGAAGGGCATCGCCGAAAGAAGACGATCGGACTCGCGAATACGGAGAAGTTGTCCGGTTTCCGCTGCATGACAGCGGAAATTACCCTGCGTGAGTTGCACGCCTCGCGGATGCCCGCTGACTCCCGACGTATAGACAATAGCCGAGAGGGTGTCTTCGGAGACGGATTCATGGTCCGGTATCGGCTCGCCATTGGCCACCATGTCAAGCAGGCTTTCGGCGCCTTGCGGAATGGAATCACCGAGGTAGGCGCGGAGGCGCAGCGACTCGGAGTGTTCGGCGGCTTTCTCGGTCTCGGTTGCCAGATTCGCCCACCCGACGAATGCACAGGCTTCGGCGTCTTCCATCTGGCGGCCGATCTCGCGCGATTTCAGGAGAACGTTCATCGGTACCGAGACCGCACCCAGACCCATCACCGCGAGATGGGTGATGATAAAA containing:
- the rpmF gene encoding 50S ribosomal protein L32, which produces MPVPKRRTGKSRRDRRRANYKLAKPTTTTCSNCGAVMEPHRVCPSCGYYNGRFIVQVKSS
- a CDS encoding DUF177 domain-containing protein; translated protein: MKVHLPSYPPGVHTISESLDPSDLGLDEQLFGENIQAKLVLDRHDPYLEFDFDLRACVRLECDLCLTAYDAEVNVCSPMLYVLGNRTTVPDVDDPEIVYVPAGTTDLDISTDLRDFLILALPRRNLCREDCRGLCPHCGTDLNMQLCTCGAS
- a CDS encoding bifunctional nuclease family protein produces the protein MIPVEVIGISVCPPYQGYVVILKEKDGERWLPIFIGAAEAQSISFLLQGLEYARPMTYDLFSRILAEGEVQVLSATVCDLKDNTFFALVELRTLKGEIKTIDARPSDAIALALKCKAPIRVVDKVMEGAAVSNEPVNRSTVEEIALLHQKLKECVECEAYEEAAKIRDSIRSLEAKLGAPLKGEEPSGEDRE
- a CDS encoding AMP-binding protein, translated to MPTLLRQIRLFAERHPEAVALTFNGQRYTYSAMLEAADRLRGSLAARGIGLGDVVAIILPSCPHFIITHLAVMGLGAVSVPMNVLLKSREIGRQMEDAEACAFVGWANLATETEKAAEHSESLRLRAYLGDSIPQGAESLLDMVANGEPIPDHESVSEDTLSAIVYTSGVSGHPRGVQLTQGNFRCHAAETGQLLRIRESDRLLSAMPFSSISALTGVVHLALAHGAEIQIHSRFHPGDALDCLHEQRTTLFMGNPSAFALMSGFPSASKYDLSGLRYALSCEAPLSEETARAIEEHLRIRVFEGYSSTETCGMITVNLFPLLAPRGSIGQPIGQHEINIFDEEGGLVSPKVPGRIALRGPAVSRGYYKRPDKTRQSFIDDWFLTSDRGYLDEQSNLFLVAHDDEVIVKGGFPVYCREIEEVVEGLPHIQEAAVVGMSDPVYGEEIKACVVLKEGASIGPSEIIEYVKERVAVYKCPKIVRLVKELPKAPSGKIIRSQLRQDTA